One window of Aspergillus oryzae RIB40 DNA, chromosome 3 genomic DNA carries:
- a CDS encoding KH domain-containing protein (predicted RNA-binding protein, contains KH domains): MADDERRVKRSRFDQTEPEPRRASRFDRRSRSPSSRQSEATRTRSPLSREPRSPSADPAKKSGGADPAAAAAAAAAKINAQLQAKKGIQHVDVPPIRSATSPAPAAASPSAGDASTKLNTDIYVADGDYIKDIEINDLRNRYTLTKGSTQKMIKEETGADVTTRGNYYPDKSMATAANPPLYLHVTSTNKEGLEKAVDLINELMKKELPNLVDERRFRRREPEQVERDEYGRRKWPEERIPVDLEPIPGFNLRAQVVGQGGAYVKHIQQRTRCKVQIKGRGSGFMEPSTGRESEEPMFLHVAGPDPNDVKSAKELCEDLLANVREQYQRFKENPPQHNYGGYGQRGDRYQGGGYGGGYGGGNGGGSGSGSGGYGNHSHQNSPSTSGSPAAQGATGSSGGQNLADYSAQYAQYYGSDPYAAYGGYQNYVAYYQYYQQYAQQQQQQSQPQSQSQSPAPPPPPPTSEAPPPPPPGSGSPPPPPPGGSYSAVPPPPGL; the protein is encoded by the exons ATGGCCGACGACGAACGCCGTGTCAAACGATCCCGCTTTGATCAAACAGAACCGGAGCCGCGCCGGGCCTCTCGTTTCGATCGTCGTTCTCGATCTCCCTCGTCGCGACAGTCTGAAGCTACTCGCACTCGGAGTCCTCTTAGTCGCGAACCTCGAAGCCCTAGCGCAGACCCGGCAAAGAAGTCCGGGGGTGCGGATCCAGCTGCCGCAGCGG CTGCCGCAGCGGCCAAGATCAACGCTCAGTTGCAAGCAAAGAAGGGTATTCAGCATGTCGATGTTCCTCCTATCCGTTCG GCTACAAGTCCCGCACCGGCAGCCGCATCACCGTCCGCTGGAGACGCATCCACGAAACTTAACACAGACATCTACGTTGCTGATGGAGACTATATCAAGGACATTGAAATTAATGACTTGCGCAACCGCTACACACTGACCAAGGGCTCTACTCAGAAGATG ATTAAGGAAGAAACTGGCGCCG ATGTCACAACTCGAGGAAACTATTACCCGGATAAGAGCATGGCAACTGCCGCG AACCCCCCGCTGTACCTACATGTGACGAGTACGAACAAAGAAGGCCTGGAAAAGGCCGTGGATTTGATCAACGAGctcatgaagaaggaactCCCCAACCTGGTCGATGAGCGCCGATTCCGTCGACGTGAGCCGGAACAAGTGGAACGTGATGAATACGGTCGT CGTAAATGGCCCGAGGAGCGGATTCCAGTGGACCTTGAGCCAATTCCTGGCTTTAACCTTCGTGCCCAGGTTGTCGGACAGGGCGGTGCATATGTAAAGCATATTCAACAGAGAACTCGATGCAAGGTTCAAATCAAAGGTCGAGGCTCCGGCTTCATGGAACCCAGTACCGGCAGAGAAAGCGAGGAGCCAATGTTCTTGCATGTTGC TGGACCCGATCCCAACGATGTTAAGAGCGCCAAAGAGCTGTGCGAGGACCTTTTGGCCAATGTTCGAGAACAGTATCAGCGCTTCAAGGAGAACCCGCCCCAGCACAACTATGGCGGATATGGCCAGCGTGGAGACCGTTATCAGGGAGGGGGCTATGGTGGAGGCTACGGTGGAGGTAATGGGggtggcagtggcagtggcagtggTGGTTATGGGAATCATTCGCACCAGAACTCGCCCTCCACGTCTGGTAGCCCAGCCGCGCAAGGCGCCACAGGGTCATCGGGAGGACAGAACCTAGCCGACTATAGCGCACAGTATGCACAGTACTACGGATCCGATCCCTACGCTGCCTACGGTGGATATCAAAACTACGTCGCCTACTACCAATACTATCAGCAATACgcccagcagcaacagcagcagtcACAGCCGCAGTCGCAGTCCCAAAGTCCCgctccccctccccctcctccgaCTAGTGAAGCGccccctcctccgcctcccgGTT
- a CDS encoding acetolactate synthase regulatory subunit (acetolactate synthase, small subunit) — translation MAFRRPLMLSKTASAPFSSLAGRTARVAATLPRFTTARASSSSTSALAYKALHRRSPLPLPVSDSSPQWDAPTAVSSILYETPVAPTNPPKRHILNCLVQNEPGVLSRVSGILAARGFNIDSLVVCNTEVEDLSRMTIVLQGQDGVVEQARRQLDDLVPVWAVLDYTDSALVQRELLLAKVSILGPEFFEELLQHHREITTPGETLDGQKDKAEAQITEFHPRNLPPSQALRHKHEHLDAITRLTHQFGGKVLDISNNNCIVEVSAKPSRIDSFMKLIAPFGVLESTRTGLMALPRSPLHEQVEEIEKEAADVVDASTLPPG, via the exons ATGGCTTTCCGGCGTCCTTTGATGCTGTCCAAGACAGCATCAGCGCCTTTTTCCTCCCTTGCTGGCAGAACTGCCCGAGTGGCCGCGACTCTGCCCCGGTTCACCACAGCTAGAGCCTCTTCCAGCTCGACCTCCGCCCTCGCCTACAAGGCGCTCCATCGTCGctctccccttcctcttcctgTGTCGGACTCTTCTCCGCAATGGGATGCTCCGACTGCCGTCTCGTCGATTCTGTATGAGACTCCCGTTGCGCCGACCAACCCCCCGAAACGCCATATCCTGAACTGTCTGGTGCAGAATGAGCCTGGTGTTCTTTCTCGTGTTTCTGGAATTTTGGCCGCCCGTGGCTTCAACATTGACAGTCTGGTCGTGTGTAACACCGAAGTCGAAGATCTGTCCCGCATGACCATCGTGCTGCAGGGTCAGGATGGTGTCGTCGAGCAGGCCCGACGCCAGCTCGACGACCTCGTTCCCGTCTGGGCCGTCCTCGACTACACAGACTCTGCTCTCGTGCAGCGCGAGTTGCTTCTTGCGAAGGTCAGCATCCTGGGTCCTGAGTTCTTCGAGGAATTGCTTCAGCACCACCGCGAGATCACCACCCCCGGCGAGACCCTCGACGGCCAGAAGGATAAGGCCGAGGCCCAGATCACTGAATTCCATCCCCGCAATCTCCCTCCCAGTCAGGCATTGAGACACAAGCACGAGCATCTTGACGCCATCACTCGCTTGACCCACCAGTTCGGCGGCAAGGTTCTTGATATTAGCAACAACAACTGTATTGTTGAAGT CTCCGCCAAGCCGTCTCGTATTGACTCCTTCATGAAGCTCATCGCTCCCTTCGGTGTCTTGGAGTCTACCCGTACCGGTTTGATGGCTCTGCCTCGTTCACCTCTTCACGAGCAGGTtgaggagatcgagaaggaggctgcCGACGTTGTCGACGCGAGCACCCTTCCTCCTGGTTAA